The Marivirga salinae DNA window TAAAATTAATAGGGTTCGTATCATACTTATATTATTAATTATTGACCATAGCAGTTAATGCTAAAATCTGTTACCCTTTCTTGCTTTATGATTTTGTTGCTAAGTTTAGTTGATAAATTAAACTTAGTTAAAAATGCTTTGATTTTAAGGGTATTGGAGGGAAATGTTTGGGTGAGAGACTCCTTGTTAGATAGTTTGGGCACAAGCGGACGCTTGTCAGCCGAACGCGTTATGCTTCGCAACGCGCTCGATTGGGAGGAATTATAATTGATAATTAGTTTCTAAAAGTAAGACATCCTTCTTAATTGATTTTTTATATTCACTTGTTAAATCAAATTTATCAATGTTAACGCCCTCGAATATTTCATGAGATCTTAGCGCTTTTTTTTCGGTTATGTATTTAGGGAGAATTTTCATATTCTGAGCATACCAAGAAGGAATTTTACCATACCAGAATTTAATTTCAGATAACTTCCATTCCTTTTGTGATCGCTTAAATTCGAATACGTAGGATTTACCAAACTCAATACTAAGTTTCATTGATAACAGAAGTTGGTTATTACTAAATTCTATAGTAGCATCTAAAGGATAGTTTTTTGATAATGAATCGGCCAATGGATGATTTTGATAGTAATCTGCATTCATATTCTTGACAACTGGAATAGCAATACTTTCAAATTCTTTAACAAATTCAAAAGAGCCATTTTGAACTCCTCGAAAAAGAGAGAAGTAGCTTAGATTACCATCCTCTATAGGGTAGAGAGTATATCTTACTGCCAGGTCATTAATCCCATCTTTATTATAATCAAAATTATTTTTAACCATATTAATGGTATAGCCTTTCCGAATACAAACACCGGAGCCAATTTCTGCTTTCCAACCCTTATCGGTTACATCATTATTGCAGTTATCAATTTCATTATTACAGGCACAGGTAAGAAGGATGATTGAAGCACAGATTACATATTTACTTTTTAGGAATTTATATGTTTTAGTGGACATAGAAATTTGACAATGATTTGAGTTTAACCAAGGCTGCTTATTTTCACGGCACTCAGGAGGCTCGATTGGGAGCAATATAAATAAATAGCAACTAAAACTGAACACCTTGTACTGTGTGTCATAATTTACAATATTAATCTTTAGTAATTGTTGGCTATTTTATCTGCTATCAAATCTTCAAAATCTATGGCATAAGTTTTAGATTTATCTGGAGAGGACCAATTGCCTGTTAAATATTTATCGTTATAATTTATGGCGTCTAAGCTATATTTATTCGAAATTTTAAATTTGAATCTCCCTGTGATTTTTCCATCATGACTTTCCTTGAGATATATTTCTCCATCATCAATGTAGCCATTTAAGTGAAGAGCAACTTTGTTGCTATCGTAATAGTAACTACCTGAAATCGTATTGTCTTTTTTAATCTGAAGCCCCATTTTAAAAGAGTATTTGTTATCGATTTTCCCTGTAATAAATATGTTTTTTGGAGCTAAGGGAAGTGTTTTATGTGCATATGCTAACTTCTCAATTCGGTTCATTGACAAATATTGATCATTTATAAGAACCTGTCTTCCATAATCATTGAGATTTTTCTTTAAACTATCAAACATAATACTGTTTGAATAGGAAGGAGTGCATGCCTGAATTACTCTTGGTACGCAGTCATCATCATTCAATGAAAGCAAAATCGTGTTATTGTCTGTGGGGCCATACTGTATATCATAAAAGCTACAATAAGGTAAGGCACCTTCTCCTGCACATTTTTGAAATTCCATTATTGTTTCTTTGATCCCTGGTACCCAATATTTTTCTAAAAAATTAAAATAAGAATTTGCCTTAAACAATAGATGAAACGGAATAAATGTAGGATCGATTAATTTTCCAGTTTCAAGATCTATAAAGAATTCTCTATCTATATAGTATATGGTGTTTGTTTCTAATTCTCCACTAAAAGTAATTTGTGCTACATCTTCTGACACCACTACATCGTGAAATAAACTAACCCAATTGAAATTTTCAACTTTTTCGGGATCTAGGCTACTGATATTAAATTCATTTCTAATGGTTTCATTAGTAGTTTTGATCAATTTTTCATTTGTACCCACTGCTATTGGAATATGAGAGTCATTTGGAAAATCTACTGATTTAAATTCAACTGATTGTGATTTTAATGAATGCGGAAATAAGTTTATAACACCAAAAGTGAGAAAGAGGGCTAGGAGAGATAAATCGTGTTTTATATTAGATCTTAATTTCATGTAGGCTAAATATTTATAACGGTAAAATTAAAAAAAGCGCTGGATCCCCACCCAGCGCTTATATTTCAACCAAAACCTTACAAAGTCATTGACTTGTATAAGATGAAAGCAATTTAACTACCCCGTTAGTCATTTGCAAGTATTTGGGACTTAATTCTTATTGATTGTCATTACTCCATTCTCTGTTTTCTCTGTAAAAATTAAGCTTCCGTTATTGTAGTATTTTGTAACTGCATATTGCCCTGATACCCACTGAGCATCTGGTACATTGTCTGAATTATCAAAATAATTTTTATCAGTGTATTTCCGGATTAATTCACCCTTAAAATAAAATTCTTCTTCTTTCGCACTACCACCCTCATCAGAACCTGCATCAAGCTTATACATCACATTTTGGAGTGAATCTATATAAACCTCCTCTAACCTTTGATACTCACCCATCGATCTACTTTTAGTATCCCCTTTTTTGTAGATGCCTTTAGCAATGTTTTCGTTAATAAAGGTGCATAAACTGTCAATTTTATTTCTGACAGTATCTAATCCATATTTATCTGTTAATTCTTTATTCTCTGCCTTTGCTTTAAATCTTCTTGCTCGCAAATGTTCATCATGTTCGGGAGAGTAAATTGCATCTGATATTAATCTGTTTTCTTTATCTTTATCTAACCACCTAATAATCCTACCATGGTGATAATAGTATCTGTTTTCTTTTTTACCTTCTACTTTAAAAATGAAAAAAGGGCCATATTTATTGAGGCTTGAATTATAAAAATATTCGTATTGTATTCCTTTAGCGGTATCGTTGACGATTATTTTATTATAGCTTTTTTTAATTTCGATATTACCATTCTCTAGTTTGAATGTAGAGAAATTTGACTGCTTAGCTTCACTTTCAATGCTGCTGTAAGCTTGCCTTATTTTGCCTATTTGCTCTTTTAAATCGTAAACTTTTGGTGATTTTAGAGGAGAGTTGCTCAATAATTCGCCTTCATAATTCCAGTAGCCTTCATTTACTAATCTGTCTCCATAGTCTCTACTGTCATCCTCTTTCTGTAGAAAGAATAAATCGTTTTCATCATCGTAACCAATGTGTTCGTATCCTATTGGTACGATCTCATTTCCTTTGCTGTCTACAATTCCATATTTATCCAAATACTGAACTTTTGTATAACCATATTCATTCATGGGTTCTAGGTGATGGTATTTTAATGGGATCACAATGTCGCCTTTTTCATTTACCATTCCCATCCTACCCTTATGGCCAATAATGGCAAAGCCATTGGTGAATTTGTAAAATTCAATCTCATCTTCCAGGTAGCCTGTTATGGGATCTTCCGGTGAATTGAACTGCTGACTGTCGTAGTAAATAGAATCGATTGGGGCTCCATCTTTCTTGTAAAGATTGATGTTGTAATTGTATTTATACCTCATTAATAGATTAGCAGATAAGAATTTCAGTTTTCTTGTTTCAAAAGGAAGTATGATATCCCCTTCGAAATTAATCAAAGCACTGTTTGTAGGTTTTGATGTATAGCGATCCGTAGGCCCATTGTATACTATTGCTAGTGCGCCTCTAAAGGGGTCGGCTTCATCAAATTTAAAATCGATTAATGTGTCGCTATCAATATTGATATACCCCCATTTTTCATTTGCTTCAGCAGCTAGTATATTAGTGTTTCCAGCTTTGAGGTCGGAATACTTGAAATTCATTATGGTATCTCCTTTCATATTCAGGATACCTGAAATGCTATCTTTAGTTAGTACCAGAAGACTGTTCTTGAAAAAAGTCTATACGGTTATATTCCGCAGGATATTTAATCTTCTCATTTACAATTAGGCCATAGTTGTTTTCGCTACGGTTACTTTTTACGGCAATTCGAAAAGTTGAATCATTAATTATCTTTACATCTTCGTATTGGCATTTAACAATTTCTCTTCCTGATTTATTGATTATTCCTATATCACGATAGTTTCTTGTAACAATGGCAAGACCATCTTCGAAAACAATTTCTCTATCGTACACAGGAAGACAGACTTCCTCCCCTACTCTGTTTATAAGACCCCAGTTCCTGTTTTTATTAACTAATACTAAATTGCTATCCAGTATCTTTATTTCTTCATAATTATACTCTATGATTTGATTAGCTGTCGTATCAACAGCTCCCCATAATTTTCCTTTTTTTGTTGGTATTATACCGGCTTTGGTTTTTCCGACAGCGTCAAAACTTGCCGATTTATCAATATAATCTCCTTTATTATTTATGATTTTATAAGCTTCATTTTCTTTTACCCAGGCAAAACCCTCTGAGAAAAAGCCACAACCATCAAATATAGGTCTGATTACGAATTCATTATCATTGTTTTTATAACCCCATTTATCATTACTTTTAAAAGGCCATATTTGGTTGGGGTCGAATTGCTTTAAAACAAAAGAGGTGTCTTTTTCAACGTATGACAGTGAAGTTTCTGAGATTGAGTCCTCTTCAGATTGATTAGAATTGTCTGTGCAACTTGTAGAGAGTAAAGAAAAGAGTGCAATTGAAAATAAAAAATACTTTGTCATAAGTTGGGAATAGTCAATGATTGTGTGATTTCGTTTGGTTATGGAATTTAAATATAATTAATTAGGCTTTAACTACAAATGGATATTTATTAGAAGTACTCGATCGAGGTTATTCAAATGAAAAATCATGTTAAAAAGACTTTAGAATGGGAAAATGGTTTATTACAAAAAAGTTTTGTTTAATGAATAGAAAAACTCTATTCATCGGTATTATTATTTATTTAAGTGGATTCAATTTATTGGCTCAACAGGAGTTTACACAATTTAAATTGACTAAGCATAACTTGGTTGGTAAAACCGATCAAGAATTGCGGATCATGCGGAACGAAATATTTGCAGCTCATGGCTACATATTTAATTCAGAGGATCTCGCTAGACATTTTGATAAAGAACCATGGTACACTCCTTTGTATCAAAATGTTGATGATAAATTAACTGATATTGACAAGTATAACATAAGCCTCATCAGTGACTTTGAAAAGACGGCTAATGTAGAGCGAATATTAATTGACAGTGCTTACACCATTATGCTTCATGCTAGGCAAGAAAACGACCACAATTATCAACGAACCATAGAAGTCACTTACCCTGGCTATGAATGGAAAAAAACAGTAGATAAAGCCTCTTTTGGTGCTGAAAAAGAACCCACCATTGTTAAAATGGAGTTTCTACATGATAGCCCCTACAATTCAGACAAAAAGCCTTATTGGCAGTTAAGAAAGCCTGTAGATGAGATGAAGTTGGAGTATAATTATATTCATGCGATTGAATATATGTTTCCTGAAGGATACAGTGAATTGTATGCTTTCTTCAAAAACGAGCCTTTTCTTAAATTTACCGGGAATAATTTTTACAAGGTAAGACTACCTAATACTGGTATGGAAGCGATTTTTATAGGCTTAGAAAATATAGATGGTGCTGATAAAGAGGTGATAGGTAGAATATATTTAGGAACTGTTAAAAAGGGTATTCAAAATATACTCACTTTGAAATCGAAAAACTATAAAAACTATATACCAGAAGATGATTTTACGCTCTCTTCATCAAATTCTAAAGATAAAGTCAACTGGAAGAAGGAGCTTGAATTATACTCATCAGAGAATGCTAAAGATTTATCGGAAATAACCACCTTCTACATCAATATCTATTATGGACAGGATCATAAAATACCTGTAGAAAAGGGTTATATTAATGGTAGTGAGGAATTGCATCAGACACTTTATTTAGAATAATACAGTTACTTCTCAACAGTATCAAAAATAAAGAATAGTCATCAAGATACAATTGAAAAACTCACTGATATTGAAGCCAATTACTCCACGAGTTACTGGAACTAGAATGCTAGAACGGTGGGTACGTATGGGAATATAAGCCCGCTAAAAGAGCCTGCTTGGTAAGATGTTCTGCTACTACTAATTATGGTACCTGGTGTAAGCGAAAAACAAAATCGGTTGATGGTAGGTGTTGGCAGCATGAGGGGTGATGAAGGGAGTAAAGGTTAAAGGCACCAGAGGCACGTTTGCTGCTGTAAAAAATATTTCTTATGTATAAACTATTTATTATAACCACCATGTAAAACATGGCGGCAACTGGGGCTGAAGGTTCTAGGAAGATTTGGCACAAGCGAGACGCTTGCGCCAGCGGTGGCTGATTAAAAGTATAAAAATTTCATCTAACTACCGAGGTAATCTGCAGGATTGGCTTATTAAATTAATTTCAACGATAAGTCAATCTTGTGGATTGACGGGCTAAATACGAAGAACTAAAGCAACAATAACCTGCTGAACAGCCATGATTTATGACAGAATGTTACCAGTTGTTTTGTCCCCTAAATAGAAAAATTTCAATGCCTAATTTGAATTTTGAGACTTCGATGCTTGGGGCTTCTGATATTTGGCTGTCATTTCCAATCCAAATAGATTTCATAGGAATTTGGTATTCAAAACTAAGGCTTGGGAATAGGGTTCCGTAGTCATCATGAAAAAGAATCTTGACTCCCAAACTAGCTGCCAATATCTCAGAATGTAATTGTAATAAATTGAAATTCTGTAGCTGATTAGTGAACGATTGATTCTTTCCAGAAAGGTCTTCTATTTGAAACAGCAGGGCCTCTCTTGATACTCCAATCGTAGGTATTAAATTAAAAATCGGTAATCCTATTTTGTAACCGTAATTAATTCCAATTCCCCAGCCACGTGTAGTTATTGTAAAGCCGTCAAGCTCATTTTCATCGTCATTAAAAGCTGCATTTCCATTAAAATGCAAAAAATGATTTCCATAAATAAAATTCATACCGCCACCTAAGTAAGGTAAATTTGAATCTCCTTTTGGTAAGCTAGCTGCCTCTAATTGTTTGTTGAGTTCGTCAATTTTAGAGTATTTGAAACCTACAGCTATATTGATTCCAAAATCAAAACTATTTACAGAAGGATGTTCAAAAGAAATCTCTTGGGCAAATATTTTTAGGGGTAGAATTGTCAGCAATATTATTACTAGGTGCTTCATAACTGGTAACGAATTGCTAAATGTTCCTAAAGGTGCATTTAGTTGAATTATAGTTTTGTTGCTAAATATACTTTCTAATATAAACTTAGTTAAAATGATATGATTTTAAGGGAATTGTGGAAAAATGTTTGGGCACAAGCGACACGCTTGCGCCAGCGTGGGTTTTGACACAAGCGAGACGCTTGCGCCATCAATTCATTTTATCTTCTGCCGCCTAATGATAAATGTGGATTGCTTGCTCTTTTTAATTCGTATTTTCCAGAGTTGGGTTTTCTTCCATACAGTTCATCTAGTTCATCCTTGCTAGGGTAGGGTGCTCTTGAGGTGTAACTGTGGGCGACTTTCATTTGATCCCATATAGTTGAACTAGGTCTATTTTCATCACTAAAGCGTGGATCATCTATCATTGGTAGTTTTTCCATTTTTTGTATTTCTATACTCGGAAAATCATAATCTATTACTACTTTGCCTAATAATAAATAGCAACCCAGGCCTGTAAATGGATGGTTTTTTAAGGATGCTGGGAAATGTACTGTGTCAAAATAGTTTCTTTATACATCAATCCAGGTACCAAAATTCATTTTGGTTTTGCCATCTTTATTGGTAATGGGTACATCTTTAATCGATACTAAATAACCTACCATTTTTACGACTTTGCCTTCGTGCTGACTGACACAAAAATAACTAAAATTGAACTGCTACTTTATCTGCAGTAATGACAACGACAACACAAGTATAAAACTTTAAGTGTACACAGGCAAAAAATGAGTGTACACTGGATTGTACACTGGGCTATTAATTTTATTTAGTTTTAGATGTATTCATATGAACACTAAAACCCACTATACAAAAAAAAAGCAGCATTCGATGAATGCTGCTTTAGTTATAGTCGGGGTGGCAGGATTCGAACCTACGACCTCCTCGTCCCAAACGAGGCGCGATACCGGGCTACGCTACACCCCGAGATTTTATTGTTAATCTCTCTTTAATTAAAGAACTTCTGGCGGAGAGAGGGGGATTACTTATACGCGCAAACCTTGCGCCATTCCCCTCGTGAAGCTTCGCTTTCGAACCCTTTTGGTTCTCATCCCCTGTCTAACATTTAATGTTTTCAGGATACTTTTGCTTCTCCGAGCTTAATAACTTTAAAGAACTTCTGGCGGAGAGAGGGGGATTCGAACCCCCGGTACGCTTTAACACGTACGCATGTTTAGCAAACATGTGGTTTCAGCCACTCACCCACCTCTCCGGGTTTTTAACTCAAATCCCCTCCTCGTTTCCGAAAAGTGATGCAAATATAAAGGAAGTTTTTCGTGTATACCAAATCACAATCAAAATAAATCTAACTTTTTTTTGAGATAATTTTCATCTTACTGTCAGCCAGTAAATTAATCTTACATTATTTCTAAATTCATTTCCTGAAGTATCAGTTCAATAATCTACAAAAAATATAACAAGCCAATCTTTCTTCCGTTTTATCAATCTTAGCTGTAAATCAGAGTTGCCCTTTACGTTTGCTTTTATATTTTTGTAAAAATTAAAATCTATGACTTGGATTCACTCCCTCGGGGCGGAAGAAATTATTTTTATTATTATCTTTTTGGTGCTCTATTTGGCATATACCTACAGGGTATTCACTGTTGCTAAAAGAGTTGGGCAAGCTTATTCTAACATCTTACCAAAATTCCTTTTAAGATCAGCAATTTTCGCATTGCTAATCGTAGCACTTTTAGGACCATCATTCGGAGATGACAAAAAAGAAATCAAAGCAGTGGGCAAGGATATTATGATAGCAGTAGATTTATCTGCTTCCATGGACGCCTATGATGTAGCACCTACCAGACTTGAAAAAATTAAATATGAATTGAAAAATATAGTGGATGCTTTTAATTCTGATAGAATTGGCTTACTAATTTTTTCTTCTGAGGCTTTTGTACAATGTCCACTTACATACGATCAGAATGCTCTAAACCTATTCATTGAAACTTTAAATACGGGTTTAGTTCCTGGTAGTAGCACTGACTTTGGTGGTGCATTAAGCATGGCACATGAAAAATTAACATCCGAAGATGCTCCATCTAGTCAACAAAAATCAAAAATCATTATCTTAATTAGTGATGGAGAAGATTTCGGGGATGACACCGAAGGTGCTGTATCTAAAATCAATGATTCTGGTATCCGTCTTTTTTCATTAGGTGTTGGCACAGAAGAAGGAAGCAAAATCAGAACTCGCAGAGGTTTTAGAAAAGACAAAAGTGGAAATGATATCATCACCAAATTAGATTCACGTTCTTTGGAAAATTTGGCGGATCAAACAGATGGAGAATATTTTGAGATTAATAAAAACGTAAATGAAGTTAGGAGATTAATTTCAACTATTAACAATATTGAAGGGGAATTAAAAGATGCAAAAACTGTTGATGTATCAGCGAACAAGTATTTTTATTTCCTAATAGCAGCCATAATTTTACTGTTACTAGATTTAGTAACCACACTTAAAATCATTAAAATATGAAGAATTTTGTGTTCATATTAATCGGATTAGTTACTTCTTTTCAGCTTTCAGCTATCGATCCAGTTGGCAAAATAGCCAAAGCAAATGCAGCTAAAGAGAGAGCAGAGAAAGCCTTTTCCAATGGAAATTTTGAAAAGGTAATAGAACACTACACATATCTTTTGGATTCCTTAAATTATGAAAGCCCCGAAGCTGAGTTAAATCGAGCACATGCATATTTTCAATTGAAGGATACCGTGAATGCTTTTGATGCATACAGACGAGTTTCGGATGCCTCAAATCCTCAACTTAAATCAAAAGCAATGTTGCAGATGGGGAATCTATCTGAAATGCAAAAGGAACATGAAAGTGCCCTTTCTTTTTATAAAGAAGCTTTAAAGGCTGATCCAACCAATAATAAAGCTCGGTATAATTATGAACTGCTGAAAAAGAAAATGCAGGAGCAAGAAAAACAAAACCAAGACCAGAATCAGAATCAGAACCAAGATCAAGATCAAAAGGATCAAGAAAAGCAGGATCAGGAGAATAAAGATCAGCAGAATAAGGAAAACAAAGATTCTGAAAATCAACAGCAGGACGAAAATCAGGAGAAAAGTCAGGAGGATCAGGAAGCTGAAGATCAGCAACAACAGGACGATGCTGAGCAGCAGGATGGTGAGCAAAGTGAGCAGGAAAAAGGAAAAGAACAGGAGCAGCAAGAACAAAAAGAAGGTGAAGAGCAAAAGGACGGAGAAGAACAGGAAATGAGCCCGAGCACAAAACAGAAATTGGAAGAGATGAATATTTCAGAAGAAAAAGCCCAAATGATTTTGGAGGCCTTAAGGAATAAAGAATCACAATACTTCCAGCAACTGAGGAAAAAAGCCACTAAGAAGCAAGATTCAGGAAAGCCTGATTGGTAATCTGGGTTTGGGTTTTATCTAAGGCTTATTTTAATTAATTTTACATTGAAACGACTAAAATAAAATAATAATGCAAGAAGTATATATTGTGTCCGCGGTAAGGACACCAATCGGAAGTTTTGGAGGAAGTTTAGCCAGTTTGACTGCAATTGATTTAGGTGCAGCAGCAATAAAAGGAGCTTTATCTAAAGCCAATGTAGATGCTAAAGAAGTGAATGAAGTATTCATGGGTAATGTGGTATCTGCAAATTTAGGTCAGGCCCCAGCAAGACAGGCCGCTATTGCAGCTGGTATTGGTTTTAACGTTCCTTGTACTACTGTTAATAAAGTTTGTTCGTCAGGTATGAAATCTGTGATGTTTGGTGCACAAAGTATCATGTTAGGTCATGCAGACACAATTGTAGCAGGCGGAATGGAAAGCATGTCTAATATTCCTTACTATATTCCAAAAGCTCGTTATGGCTATAAATATGGTAATGGACAATTGATAGATGGTCTTTTAAATGACGGTCTTTGGGAAGTATATAACAAATTCCCAATGGGAAATTGCGCTGACAATACTGCCAAAGAAATGAAAATTAGCCGTGAAATGCAGGATGAATATGCTATAAATTCTTATAAAAGAGTAGCAAAAGCAACTGAAGATGGCAGCTTCAAAGAAGAAATAGTTCCTGTTGAGGTTCCACAAAGAAAAGGTGATCCATTGGTAATCACTGAAGATGAGGAATTTAAAAATGTAAGATTTGAAAAAATCCCTTCTTTAAGACCAGTTTTTGCAAAAGATGGAACTGTAACGGCTGCAAATGCTTCCACAATTAATGATGGCGCATCAGCATTAGTATTGATGAGCAAAGAAAAAGCAGATGCTTTAGGCATTAAGCCAATTGCTAAAATCAGAGGATTTGGTGATGCTGCTCAAGATCCGCTTTGGTTTACTACTGCACCATCTTTAGCGATTCCTATTGCGATGAAAAGAGCAGGAGTAAGTAAAGAAGATGTTGATTTTTATGAAATTAATGAGGCATTCTCTGCTGTAGCCATTGCCAATAATATGGAATTAGGCTTAGACCCTGAAAAAGTAAATGTATACGGTGGTGCAGTTGCATTAGGTCACCCATTAGGTGCTT harbors:
- a CDS encoding WG repeat-containing protein, yielding MKGDTIMNFKYSDLKAGNTNILAAEANEKWGYINIDSDTLIDFKFDEADPFRGALAIVYNGPTDRYTSKPTNSALINFEGDIILPFETRKLKFLSANLLMRYKYNYNINLYKKDGAPIDSIYYDSQQFNSPEDPITGYLEDEIEFYKFTNGFAIIGHKGRMGMVNEKGDIVIPLKYHHLEPMNEYGYTKVQYLDKYGIVDSKGNEIVPIGYEHIGYDDENDLFFLQKEDDSRDYGDRLVNEGYWNYEGELLSNSPLKSPKVYDLKEQIGKIRQAYSSIESEAKQSNFSTFKLENGNIEIKKSYNKIIVNDTAKGIQYEYFYNSSLNKYGPFFIFKVEGKKENRYYYHHGRIIRWLDKDKENRLISDAIYSPEHDEHLRARRFKAKAENKELTDKYGLDTVRNKIDSLCTFINENIAKGIYKKGDTKSRSMGEYQRLEEVYIDSLQNVMYKLDAGSDEGGSAKEEEFYFKGELIRKYTDKNYFDNSDNVPDAQWVSGQYAVTKYYNNGSLIFTEKTENGVMTINKN
- a CDS encoding WG repeat-containing protein, with the translated sequence MTKYFLFSIALFSLLSTSCTDNSNQSEEDSISETSLSYVEKDTSFVLKQFDPNQIWPFKSNDKWGYKNNDNEFVIRPIFDGCGFFSEGFAWVKENEAYKIINNKGDYIDKSASFDAVGKTKAGIIPTKKGKLWGAVDTTANQIIEYNYEEIKILDSNLVLVNKNRNWGLINRVGEEVCLPVYDREIVFEDGLAIVTRNYRDIGIINKSGREIVKCQYEDVKIINDSTFRIAVKSNRSENNYGLIVNEKIKYPAEYNRIDFFQEQSSGTN
- a CDS encoding YARHG domain-containing protein, translated to MNRKTLFIGIIIYLSGFNLLAQQEFTQFKLTKHNLVGKTDQELRIMRNEIFAAHGYIFNSEDLARHFDKEPWYTPLYQNVDDKLTDIDKYNISLISDFEKTANVERILIDSAYTIMLHARQENDHNYQRTIEVTYPGYEWKKTVDKASFGAEKEPTIVKMEFLHDSPYNSDKKPYWQLRKPVDEMKLEYNYIHAIEYMFPEGYSELYAFFKNEPFLKFTGNNFYKVRLPNTGMEAIFIGLENIDGADKEVIGRIYLGTVKKGIQNILTLKSKNYKNYIPEDDFTLSSSNSKDKVNWKKELELYSSENAKDLSEITTFYINIYYGQDHKIPVEKGYINGSEELHQTLYLE
- a CDS encoding vWA domain-containing protein, with the translated sequence MTWIHSLGAEEIIFIIIFLVLYLAYTYRVFTVAKRVGQAYSNILPKFLLRSAIFALLIVALLGPSFGDDKKEIKAVGKDIMIAVDLSASMDAYDVAPTRLEKIKYELKNIVDAFNSDRIGLLIFSSEAFVQCPLTYDQNALNLFIETLNTGLVPGSSTDFGGALSMAHEKLTSEDAPSSQQKSKIIILISDGEDFGDDTEGAVSKINDSGIRLFSLGVGTEEGSKIRTRRGFRKDKSGNDIITKLDSRSLENLADQTDGEYFEINKNVNEVRRLISTINNIEGELKDAKTVDVSANKYFYFLIAAIILLLLDLVTTLKIIKI
- a CDS encoding tetratricopeptide repeat protein, which produces MKNFVFILIGLVTSFQLSAIDPVGKIAKANAAKERAEKAFSNGNFEKVIEHYTYLLDSLNYESPEAELNRAHAYFQLKDTVNAFDAYRRVSDASNPQLKSKAMLQMGNLSEMQKEHESALSFYKEALKADPTNNKARYNYELLKKKMQEQEKQNQDQNQNQNQDQDQKDQEKQDQENKDQQNKENKDSENQQQDENQEKSQEDQEAEDQQQQDDAEQQDGEQSEQEKGKEQEQQEQKEGEEQKDGEEQEMSPSTKQKLEEMNISEEKAQMILEALRNKESQYFQQLRKKATKKQDSGKPDW
- a CDS encoding acetyl-CoA C-acyltransferase; its protein translation is MQEVYIVSAVRTPIGSFGGSLASLTAIDLGAAAIKGALSKANVDAKEVNEVFMGNVVSANLGQAPARQAAIAAGIGFNVPCTTVNKVCSSGMKSVMFGAQSIMLGHADTIVAGGMESMSNIPYYIPKARYGYKYGNGQLIDGLLNDGLWEVYNKFPMGNCADNTAKEMKISREMQDEYAINSYKRVAKATEDGSFKEEIVPVEVPQRKGDPLVITEDEEFKNVRFEKIPSLRPVFAKDGTVTAANASTINDGASALVLMSKEKADALGIKPIAKIRGFGDAAQDPLWFTTAPSLAIPIAMKRAGVSKEDVDFYEINEAFSAVAIANNMELGLDPEKVNVYGGAVALGHPLGASGARIMTTLHSVLSQKNGKIGVAGICNGGGGASAIVIEKM